DNA from Ananas comosus cultivar F153 linkage group 12, ASM154086v1, whole genome shotgun sequence:
TCCGTCACCGTCACCGTCCCCAACGGCCTCATCCCCTCCCTCGCCGatcgccgcggcggcgccgccgccgcgtgggTGGCGGCCAACGTCGCCCCCTTCTACCCCGCGACGAACATCACCCTCGTCTCCGTGGGCAACGAGATCCTGGCCACGGGCGACCGCGCCCTCGTCGCGGGCCTCGTCCCCGCCATGCGCCGCCTCTCCGCCGCCctctcagccgcgggcctccgCCGCGTCCGCGTCTCCACCCCGCACTACCTCGGCATCCTCGCCGTCTCCTGGCCCCCCTCCGCCGCGCGGTTCCGCGGCGGCTACGAGCGCCGCGTCTTCGCCCCGATGCTGCAGCTCCTCCGCGAGACCCGCTCCCCCTTCGTCGTCAACCCCTACCCCTACTTCGGCTACAACCCCGAAACCCTAAATTACGCCCTCTTCAGGCCCAACCCCGGGATGCGCGATCCCTTCACGGGGATCACCTACACCAACATGTTCGACGCGCAACTGGACGCGGTGTACTCGGCGATGAATCGGCTCGGCTACGGCGACGTGGCGATCGCGGTGGGCGAGACGGGCTGGCCCACCGCCGCGGAGCCGGGCCAGATCGGGGTCAGCGCCGCGGAGGCGGCGTCGTACAACCGCAACCTGATACGCAAGGTGAACTCGGCGACGGGCACGCCCCTCATGCCGAATCGCACCTTCGAGGCCTACCTCTTCGCGCTGTTTAACGAGAACCTCAAGCCCGGGCCCATTGCGGAGCGGAATTTCGGGTTGTTTCGCCCCGATTTCACGCCCGTTTACGATAtcggaattttaaaaaataatccggtaagtaataattaatatttcaaaattcgcgccagcagcagcagtactagtagtagtagtaataataaataaaaataaaaatactagtaCTAATAATTTGTGCGGTGCAACTGCAGAGTGGTAGGAGGCCGAGGAGGGGGAGAAGGAAGTGGTGCGTGGCGAAGGAGGGGGCGAGCGAGGCGGCGCTGCAGGCGAACATAAACTACGCGTGCAGCAACGGGTTGGTGGACTGCCGGCCGATTCAGGAGGGCGGGGCGTGCTTCCTCCCAAACACATTGCAGGCGCACGCCTCCTACGCCATGAACGCCTTCTTCCGGGCCAGCGGCCACCGCCGTTTTCACTGCGACTTTGCCGGGACCGGCCTCATCACCGCCGCCAACCCCAGTATGTCGCCTCTAAAGTTTCACCTAATTAAAATTGCTCGAATTTGAATAAACAAAAAgttagagatatatata
Protein-coding regions in this window:
- the LOC109718078 gene encoding glucan endo-1,3-beta-glucosidase-like translates to MEPPPMATKTVALLVVVVIVVVSEAPGQGKALSIGVNYGTLGDNLPPPAQVAAFLRDRTIIDRVKLFDSNPDLVRAFALTGISVTVTVPNGLIPSLADRRGGAAAAWVAANVAPFYPATNITLVSVGNEILATGDRALVAGLVPAMRRLSAALSAAGLRRVRVSTPHYLGILAVSWPPSAARFRGGYERRVFAPMLQLLRETRSPFVVNPYPYFGYNPETLNYALFRPNPGMRDPFTGITYTNMFDAQLDAVYSAMNRLGYGDVAIAVGETGWPTAAEPGQIGVSAAEAASYNRNLIRKVNSATGTPLMPNRTFEAYLFALFNENLKPGPIAERNFGLFRPDFTPVYDIGILKNNPSGRRPRRGRRKWCVAKEGASEAALQANINYACSNGLVDCRPIQEGGACFLPNTLQAHASYAMNAFFRASGHRRFHCDFAGTGLITAANPSYGNCQFR